One Fusarium poae strain DAOMC 252244 chromosome 4, whole genome shotgun sequence DNA window includes the following coding sequences:
- a CDS encoding hypothetical protein (TransMembrane:7 (i27-49o88-109i460-484o532-552i594-614o659-676i720-738o)~BUSCO:5266at5125): protein MAAEARASIWARLKAVKPPFVSKKPHFNFISIHYTWIIGATLCASVIIYGSGRGQTSYIDSLMFASGANTQAGLNPIDVNLLNTFQQVVVYFFTLTSNPITLHTSVVFLRLYWFEKRFQGWVTDARQRRATISKAKTRPRNDDRQNEEGVNGRHITIVPAQGRRQRITNDGILLDGSEAFQSQAIVDDDDDNDHQPRQPPASSDESDTVSAGRSNSIELSPLEKPGQAHHDNRDEWKEEQSRTQNTPSGIKFAETVKRSDGVDDDLTKFPQRRTHAEHIAILERQRNQDNEVLRIPGPRETERGLGPRRLEDDDGDDDNNTIAMTRTVESRPDHATIDSRAPPGRRPTIVIAEPKRPLKHELTDDARAIGGTLDAIRMRKPRILNRGQKETHDDADSTMSRAFRTRTIDTIKSALTSDHTKDMPYLSYTPTMGRNSNFVGLTLEQREELGGIEYRSLRTLAVILLSYFWGFQLIAVTFLLPWILHTEKYGRIVEGSAVSRTWWGFWTANSAFNDLGLTLTPDSMNSFNTSEYIMMIMWFFIIIGNTGFPVMLRFVIWVLSRLVPTNTGLWEELRFLLDHPRRCFTLLFPSSANWWLFWILVALNAIDLLFFVILDLNSGPVAELPVHTRIADGLFQAASTRTAGFSCFSLSDLHPALPVLYMIMMYISIFPIAISIRRTNVYEEKSLGVYSSKKDDDEEESASALNYVGTHLRRQLSFDLWYVFVGFFLLAISEGGSLKAKDFNLFDILFEVISAYGTVGLSMGVPNVNASLCSQFTVVGKLIIVAMQIRGRHRGLPYGLDRAVLLPSEARFQKEAEENQPILIRTRTNASMGAASGMEPPTSPGFPGRRGSVSRFRERANSRIISQFLYPGPVIPSNEIHGHKRATSNNSNNTRDFPRFNTEPVFEEEKDEVPPLRPIESHQFTPRRAETG from the exons ATGGCTGCCGAGGCGCGCGCCTCTATATGGGCGCGGCTCAAAGCTGTCAAGCCGCCCTTCGTCTCAAAGAAACCGCATTTCAACTTTATTTCCATTCATT ACACATGGATCATCGGCGCAACATTATGTGCTTCTGTTATTATTTACGGGTCTGGTCGTGGTCAAACTTCTTACATCGATTCCCTAATGTTTGCAAGCGGAGCCAATACGCAGGCTGGTCTAAACCCCATCGACGTCAATCTTCTAAACACCTTTCAACAGGTGgttgtttatttttttactttaacctCTAACCCCATCACTCTACACACCTCGGTCGTTTTTCTGCGTCTTTACTGGTTTGAAAAGAGGTTCCAGGGTTGGGTTACAGATGCTCGACAGCGCCGCGCTACCATTTCCAAGGCAAAAACCCGTCCGCGAAACGATGATCGTCAGAATGAAGAGGGAGTCAATGGCCGGCATATCACCATTGTTCCTGCTCAGGGACGGCGTCAGCGGATCACCAACGATGGCATTCTATTAGACGGGAGTGAGGCCTTTCAATCTCAGGCAATtgtcgacgacgatgacgataaTGATCACCAACCGCGCCAACCCCCTGCGAGCAGCGATGAGAGCGATACAGTTTCAGCTGGACGATCCAACAGCATAGAGTTGAGTCCACTAGAAAAGCCTGGTCAGGCTCACCATGACAACAGGGATGAGTGGAAAGAGGAACAATCCAGAACGCAGAATACACCATCTGGAATCAAATTTGCCGAGACGGTTAAGAGGAGTGACggagttgatgatgatttgaCCAAGTTCCCTCAACGAAGGACTCACGCAGAACACATTGCCATCTTGGAGCGTCAGCGAAATCAAGATAACGAAGTGCTAAGGATTCCCGGTCCACGAGAAACCGAGAGGGGACTGGGCCCGCGAAgacttgaagatgatgatggagatgacGACAATAACACTATCGCCATGACGAGAACGGTAGAATCGAGACCAGATCATGCGACTATCGACTCGAGAGCACCACCTGGCCGTAGACCAACCATCGTTATTGCGGAGCCGAAACGTCCTCTTAAACACGAATTGACCGATGATGCCAGAGCCATTGGTGGCACTCTCGATGCTATCAGGATGCGAAAACCCCGTATCCTCAACCGTGGTCAAAAGGAGACACACGACGATGCCGACAGCACAATGAGTCGTGCTTTCCGAACTCGCACAATAGACACCATCAAGTCAGCTTTAACAAGCGACCACACCAAGGACATGCCTTATCTTAGTTATACACCGACTATGGGTCGAAACTCCAACTTTGTGGGGTTGACCCTTGAGCAGCGAGAGGAATTGGGTGGCATTGAATATCGGTCACTGAGGACTCTGGCCGTTATATTGCTTTCCTACTTTTGGGGTTTCCAGCTTATTGCTGTGACCTTCCTCCTTCCTTGGATTCTCCATACTGAGAAGTATGGCAGAATCGTTGAGGGCAGTGCTGTTTCCAGAACTTGGTGGGGATTCTGGACAGCCAACTCTGCTTTCAACGATCTGGGTCTGACCTTGACACCGGACAGCATGAACTCCTTCAATACTTCAGAGTATATCATGATGATCATGTggttcttcatcatcattggAAACACTGGCTTTCCTGTCATGCTGCGTTTCGTGATATGGGTCCTGTCTAGACTTGTACCCACGAACACCGGACTCTGGGAGGAGCTCAGATTCCTTCTTGATCACCCTCGTCGTTGCTTCACCCTTCTGTTCCCCTCGAGCGCCAACTGGTGGCTGTTTTGGATCCTAGTTGCTTTGAACGCCATAGACTTGCTGTTCTTTGTCATACTTGAT CTGAATTCAGGTCCAGTCGCCGAACTGCCGGTTCATACTCGCATTGCCGATGGTCTCTTTCAAGCCGCTTCTACTAGGACTGCAGGTTTTTCCTGTTTCAGCTTGAGTGACCTCCATCCTGCGCTTCCAGTGTTGTACATGATCATGATGTACATTTCCATTTTCCCCATCGCAATTTCCATTCGCCGAACCAATGTCTACGAAGAAAAGTCTCTTGGTGTATACAGCAGCAagaaagatgacgacgaagaggaaTCAGCCAGTGCTCTCAACTATGTCGGCACTCATTTACGGCGTCAACTCTCCTTCGATCTGTGGTATGTCTTCGTCggcttcttcctccttgcCATTAGCGAAGGTGGCAGCCTCAAAGCAAAGGACTTCAACTTGTTCGACATTCTCTTTGAGGTCATCAGCGCATACGGGACTGTTGGTCTGAGCATGGGTGTACCCAACGTCAATGCCTCCCTTTGCTCGCAGTTCACTGTTGTCGGCAAACTTATCATTGTTGCCATGCAAATTCGTGGTCGGCACCGGGGCTTGCCGTATGGCTTGGATCGTGCTGTGCTTTTGCCTAGTGAAGCACGCTTCCAGAAGGAGGCAGAAGAAAACCAACCAATTCTAATACGCACACGTACAAATGCGTCCATGGGAGCAGCATCTGGCATGGAACCCCCGACAAGTCCAGGTTTTCCTGGCCGACGAGGAAGTGTCAGCCGTTTCCGCGAGCGAGCAAATAGCCGCATCATTTCCCAGTTCCTTTATCCTGGACCTGTCATCCCCAGTAACGAGATCCATGGCCACAAGCGCGCAACCTCAAATAATTCCAATAACACACGCGACTTCCCACGATTCAATACCGAACCAGTGTTcgaagaggagaaggatgAGGTTCCTCCCCTGCGGCCCATCGAATCCCACCAATTCACACCTCGGCGGGCAGAGACGGGCTAA
- the PTR8 gene encoding transcription factor TFIIH complex ERCC-3 subunit, with amino-acid sequence MPPKRKAAGAVQGGAKVGRSSRMTTPGAATPRTIDSNEEVPEEDEAPVDEALERDLNKNIDIFSLDRYQKRHAIRDPLPHIFGDRDFSYLVLKKDHQNRPLWIDPQKGRIILESFNPLAEQAQDFLITISEPLSRPTFMHEYALTTHSLYAAVSVGLSPEDIINTLDRFLKTPLPDEIRNFITSCTQSYGKVKLVLKNTKYYVESPDPNMLQTLLKNPRIGPLRVQGTEEITTSVAPKIGGLVIPGTQNAAGAKQANGLGQSGEPGKDGQPVQEGEVFATLNEEDDEDQEVTHSFEIADKDVETVQKECLNLGYPVLEEYDFRRDEANANLDIDLKPGTQIRPYQEKSLSKMFGNGRAKSGLIVLPCGAGKTLVGITAACTIKKGVIVLCTSSMSVVQWRNEFLKWSNINPDDIVAFTSDSKNNVFTGSTGIIVTTYAMVTQSRARSYDAEKMMRFLTGREWGLMLLDEVHVVPANIFRKVTSSIKTHSKLGLTATLLREDDKISDLNFLIGPKLFEANWMELSKQGHIARVQCAEVWCPMPTEFYDQYLKAPSRKKGLLYIMNPRKFQACQYLINYHESRGDKIIVFSDNVYALKAYALKLQKAFIYGGTGQAERLQVLENFQHNPNVNTLFLSKIGDTSLDLPEATCLIQISSHYGSRRQEAQRLGRILRAKRRNDEGFNAFFYSLVSKDTQEMYFSSKRQAFLVDQGYAFKVITQLANIEKTPGLAFADVSERRELLQKVLVENETMEEDDPNDDMFHQGTMGRKKKKGARRTAGTLGELSGGQDMAYIEQNKKMSAKRKKADSNAFFKKIGRENARRAAAQ; translated from the coding sequence ATGCCACCAAAGAGGAAGGCTGCTGGTGCCGTGCAGGGCGGGGCGAAAGTCGGCAGGTCTTCGCGGATGACAACGCCCGGCGCTGCAACGCCACGAACGATCGACAGCAATGAAGAGGTGCCGGAGGAGGATGAAGCTCCAGTCGATGAGGCTCTGGAACGTGATTTGAATAAAAACATAGACATATTTTCCCTGGAtcgctaccagaagagacaCGCGATTCGGGATCCTCTTCCGCATATTTTTGGCGACCGTGATTTCTCCTACCTGGTCCTGAAGAAAGACCACCAGAACCGACCTCTTTGGATCGACCCTCAGAAGGGTCGCATTATTCTGGAGAGTTTTAACCCGCTTGCTGAGCAGGCCCAAGATTTCCTCATCACCATCTCTGAGCCTTTGTCACGACCGACCTTCATGCACGAGTATGCTCTTACAACACACAGTTTATATGCTGCTGTGTCCGTTGGACTCTCACCAGAGGACATCATCAACACTCTAGACCGATTCCTCAAAACACCTTTACCAGATGAGATCCGGAACTTCATTACAAGCTGTACTCAGAGTTACGGCAAGGTAAAGCTGGTCCTTAAAAATACCAAGTACTACGTTGAAAGCCCCGACCCAAATATGCTCCAAACTCTCCTCAAGAACCCCAGAATCGGACCTTTGCGTGTTCAAGGCACAGAAGAAATCACAACATCAGTGGCGCCCAAGATCGGAGGACTTGTTATTCCCGGTACACAGAATGCGGCAGGAGCGAAGCAAGCGAATGGTCTTGGTCAGTCAGGCGAACCAGGAAAGGATGGACAACCTGTTCAGGAGGGCGAGGTCTTTGCGACGCTGAacgaggaagacgacgaggatCAAGAAGTGACGCACTCCTTTGAGATCGCCGACAAGGACGTCGAAACCGTGCAGAAGGAATGCTTGAACTTGGGTTACCCAGTTCTTGAAGAGTACGATTTCCGACGGGATGAGGCCAACGCCAATCTTGACATCGATCTTAAGCCAGGCACCCAGATTCGTCCTTACCAGGAAAAGAGTTTGAGCAAGATGTTCGGTAATGGACGAGCGAAGAGTGGTCTTATCGTCTTGCCTTGTGGTGCCGGAAAGACGCTAGTGGGCATCACAGCAGCTTGCACTATCAAGAAGGGCGTGATTGTTCTGTGCACAAGTTCCATGTCAGTCGTGCAATGGCGGAATGAGTTTTTGAAGTGGTCCAACATCAACCCCGACGATATTGTTGCATTTACATCCGACTCTAAGAACAACGTCTTCACTGGAAGCACAGGTATCATTGTCACAACGTATGCAATGGTCACACAATCTCGAGCACGATCCTACGACGCcgagaagatgatgaggttCCTGACTGGTCGAGAATGGGGTCTGATGCTGCTGGATGAGGTGCACGTCGTGCCCGCCAATATCTTCCGAAAGGTGACTTCCTCAATCAAGACTCACTCCAAGCTCGGTCTTACGGCTACACTTTTGCGAGAAGACGACAAGATTTCGGATCTGAACTTCCTGATTGGACCAAAGCTGTTTGAGGCTAACTGGATGGAGCTTTCAAAACAAGGACATATTGCCAGGGTTCAGTGTGCTGAGGTCTGGTGTCCAATGCCTACCGAGTTCTACGACCAGTACCTCAAGGCGCCCAGTCGAAAGAAGGGTTTGTTGTATATCATGAACCCACGAAAGTTCCAGGCTTGCCAATACCTTATCAACTATCACGAATCACGCGGAGACAAGATCATTGTCTTTTCAGACAACGTGTATGCTCTCAAAGCATATGCTTTGAAACTCCAGAAGGCATTCATTTATGGCGGTACCGGCCAAGCAGAACGCCTCCAAGTGTTGGAGAACTTCCAGCACAACCCGAACGTCAACACACTTTTCTTGTCAAAGATTGGAGACACCTCTCTCGATCTCCCCGAGGCCACATGCCTCATCCAGATCTCCTCACACTATGGATCCCGTCGTCAAGAGGCACAGCGTCTGGGCCGAATTTTACGAGCCAAGCGACGTAACGATGAAGGTTTCAACGCCTTTTTCTATTCGCTGGTCTCAAAGGATACTCAAGAAATGTACTTTTCTTCCAAGCGTCAGGCTTTCCTTGTTGATCAGGGATATGCTTTCAAGGTTATCACACAGCTCGCCAACATCGAAAAGACGCCTGGCTTGGCATTTGCAGATGTCTCGGAGCGTCGAGAGCTATTGCAGAAGGTACTCGTGGAGAATGAGACaatggaagaggatgatcccAATGACGACATGTTCCATCAAGGCACCATGGgacgcaagaagaagaagggagcTCGACGAACGGCAGGAACCCTCGGCGAACTCAGTGGTGGCCAGGACATGGCGTACATCGAGCAGAACAAGAAGATGTCGGCGAAGCGTAAGAAGGCAGACAGCAATGCCTTTTTCAAGAAGATCGGACGAGAGAACGCCCGTCGCGCAGCGGCGCAGTAA
- a CDS encoding hypothetical protein (BUSCO:8701at5125) gives MDAIRNSVKAFQGMLPLQPSNLDGNEKFPDFCLHSEAQCSNDSQDKDQENEQEQQHDQGFDNNKSKQRHPHFHYPRPHSPSASISESSRLSCISTASASASSSTSSRVSSASFDSFSTPISLTLDSSLHSPRSSLASNTYSSPIPEFIARNRSFTGASLSSVSSSPPSSPTPRTRRDKSQLHAARSHRSGSTATNAPSPVELQKKEQSTSSRKFRSNPTPADALAAVESHDPKLTKMAFAEQQRWVTVQQKTFTKWLNTKIEVRNLEVKDLVKDLSDGVMLIHLLECLSHESLGRYASKPKLRVQKFENANTALDFVKSRGIQMTNIGAEDVVDGNQKIVLGLIWTLILRFTISDINEEGMSAKEGLLLWCQRKTACYDEVEVRDFSGSWNDGLAFCALLDIHRPDLIDYDALDKSDHRGNMQLAFDIAHKEIGIPKLLDVEDVCDVAKPDERSLMTYIAYWFHAFSQMEKVENAGRRVEKFVNNMQGAWEMQSAYERRMRALLKAIQERIEVWKEATFEGTYADAKAQLNQFFDYKRGKKREWVAEKSDLATLLGNIKTKLGTYRLRPYDPPAELSLDALEQRWAELASNEMRRAQLINETIRDIKNALRKSFADKANDFAMALNTMQLALSGLDGDVEDQLHHVRKLSESLSPLDQYLDKISELDQKCQEANIEENDFTTYTYDELSYELGLVKTSVQKKLAFLENQMVARSMTNLTPIQLEEFESVFRHFDRDDTNSLQELEFSAALASLGLVFSEDEMHDYFHATSGGRDYVTFEQFIRFMVDVTEDQNTAEQVYQSFREVADGKPYVTEMDLRHSLVPDEVIDQLIEIMPAHSGPDMSEDRGMPQYDYISFMEKLINEQNNGQGGSETAPSDRSNPEPQSPHTNGV, from the exons ATGGACGCTATTAGGAATTCCGTCAAGGCTTTTCAGGGGATGCTTCCACTACAACCCAGCAACCTGGATGGTAACGAGAAGTTCCCCGATTTTTGTTTACACTCGGAGGCACAGTGCAGCAACGACTCCCAGGATAAGGACCAAGAGAACGAACAAGAGCAACAACACGACCAAGGCTTCGACAACAACAAATCTAAGCAGCGTCATCCCCATTTCCATTATCCGCGTCCGCATTCCCCATCAGCTTCAATATCGGAATCATCTCGCTTATCGTGCATCTCCACCGCTTCGGCCTCGGCTTCATCTTCTACATCCTCGAGGGTCTCGTCCGCTTCATTCGACTCATTTTCGACTCCAATCTCCCTTACTCTCGACTCCTCTTTACACTCCCCCCGTTCCTCACTCGCCAGCAATACTTACTCCTCGCCTATACCTGAGTTCATCGCCCGCAATCGATCCTTCACAGGCGCTTCTTTATCCTCCGTCTCTTCCTCCCCACCATCCTCACCGACCCCGCGCACCAGGCGGGACAAGTCACAACTGCATGCTGCTCGATCGCACCGGTCTGGAAGCACAGCTACGAACGCACCGTCACCTGTAGAGCTTCAAAAAAAGGAGCAAtcaacaagttcaagaaAGTTCAGAAGCAATCCCACTCCTGCTGACGCccttgctgctgttgagtCGCATGACCCAAAGTTAACCAAGATGGCTTTTGCGGAACAGCAAAGATGGGTTACGGTCCAACAAAAGACCTTTACAAAATG GCTCAACACGAAGATCGAGGTGCGCAACCTCGAGGTTAAGGACCTTGTGAAGGATCTCAGTGACGGT GTTATGCTGATTCACCTCCTCGAATGTCTCTCACACGAATCGCTCGGCCGCTATGCCTCAAAACCTAAGCTTCGAGTACAAAAATTCGAGAATGCGAACACGGCACTCGACTTTGTCAAATCCAGGGGTATTCAGATGACTAACATTGGTGCAgaggatgttgttgatggcaaCCAAAAGATTGTTCTGGGTCTCATCTGGACCCTGATTCTTCGGTTCACCATCAGTGACATCAACGAGGAGGGCATGTCAGCAAAGGAAGGCCTGCTGCTTTGGTGTCAAAGAAAAACGGCATGTTACGACGAGGTCGAGGTGCGAGATTTTAGTGGCAGCTGGAACGATGGTTTAGCGTTCTGTGCTCTACTGGATATTCACCGACCAGATCTTATCGACTACGATGCCTTGGACAAGTCAGACCACCGAGGCAACATGCAACTGGCCTTCGATATCGCACATAAGGAGATTGGTATCCCCAAGCTGCTGGATGTAGAGGATGTGTGCGATGTCGCGAAGCCTGATGAGCGGTCCCTGATGACTTACATCGCCTATTGGTTCCACGCATTCTCGCAAATGGAAAAGGTCGAGAATGCTGGGCGTCGTGTTGAAAAGTTTGTCAACAACATGCAAGGTGCTTGGGAGATGCAGAGTGCGTACGAACGACGGATGCGGGCACTCCTGAAAGCCATCCAGGAGCGAATCGAGGTTTGGAAGGAGGCCACATTCGAAGGAACCTACGCCGATGCCAAAGCTCAACTGAACCAGTTCTTCGATTACAAGAGAGGCAAGAAGCGAGAATGGGTTGCCGAGAAGAGTGATCTGGCAACGTTGCTTGGAAACATCAAGACAAAGTTAGGCACTTATCGACTGAGACCATACGACCCACCGGCGGAGTTGAGCCTGGATGCTCTTGAACAGAGGTGGGCAGAGTTGGCATCAAATGAGATGAGACGTGCCCAGCTCATTAATGAGACCATTCGAGA CATCAAGAACGCCCTTCGCAAATCCTTTGCCGATAAAGCGAACGACTTTGCAATGGCTCTTAACACGATGCAGTTAGCCCTATCTGGccttgatggtgatgttgaAGACCAATTACACCATGTCAGGAAGCTTAGTGAGAGCCTTTCTCCCTTGGACCAGTATCTGGACAAGATCTCAGAACTGGACCAAAAGTGTCAAGAGGCCAATATTGAGGAGAACGACTTTACCACTTATACATATGACGAGCTGTCATACGAACTGGGTCTTGTCAAGACATCAGTGCAGAAGAAGCTTGCCTTTTTGGAAAATCAAATGGTCGCACGAAGCATGACAAACCTGACACCCATCCAACTGGAAGAGTTTGAGAGTGTCTTCCGCCACTTCGACCGCGACGATACCAACTCTCTTCAGGAGCTCGAATTCAGTGCAGCTCTCGCGTCTCTTGGACTTGTGTTCTCGGAAGATGAGATGCACGACTACTTTCATGCGACATCTGGTGGACGAGATTACGTGACATTTGAACAATTTATCCGATTCATGGTGGATGTGACAGAAGACCAGAACACGGCAGAGCAAGTCTACCAATCGTTCCGTGAGGTGGCAGATGGCAAGCCATATGTGACAGAGATGGATCTACGACACAGCTTGGTACCCGATGAAGTGATTGACCAACTTATCGAGATCATGCCCGCACACAGTGGACCAGACATGTCCGAAGACCGAGGAATGCCGCAATACGACTACATCTCCTTTATGGAGAAACTGATCAACGAACAAAACAATGGGCAGGGAGGCTCAGAAACTGCCCCCTCGGATAGGTCCAATCCTGAGCCACAGAGCCCTCACACCAACGGGGTCTAG
- a CDS encoding hypothetical protein (BUSCO:50018at5125) codes for MNVASLGRPVGCLKTALRRTRFQRSFQRNASSAVAVQPMAKRISNAFSAEQRADLAKVSKFHIHPRVPSIRSTHPDPMPALLEKQIAKLDPTGARTRLFSKEHADSAKVGDVLMVTTKSGEPFAGAFLQIRRRGQDTAIQLRGQMMKVGVEMWFKVYSPTVTGIDIIWRRPKRARRARLTYMRKPKHDMGSVDQMVFAWKKERYTLRSRASQTGRPAGKQHAKILGQKKP; via the exons ATGAACGTCGCAAGCCTGGGACGGCCAGTCGGCTGTCTGAAGACTGCCCTTCGACGAACGAGATTCCAGAGGAGTTTCCAGAGAAATGCCTCTTCAGCAGTCGCTGTTCAGCCTATGGCTAAGCGGATCTCAAATGCCTTCAGCGCTGAGCAGC GGGCGGATCTTGCCAAGGTCAGCAAATTCCACATTCATCCTCGCGTCCCGAGCATTCGCAGCACACACCCCGATCCCATGCCCGCACTCTTGGAAAAGCAAATCGCCAAACTCGATCCAACCGGCGCACGCACACGACTTTTCTCTAAGGAACATGCCGACAGCGCCAAGGTGGGAGATGTCCTGATGGTAACGACAAAAAGCGGCGAGCCCTTTGCTGGAGCTTTTCTTCAAATCCGACGCCGGGGCCAAGATACGGCTATCCAACTGCGAGGACAGATGATGAAGGTGGGCGTTGAGATGTGGTTCAAGGTCTACAGTCCAACCGTAACGGGTATTGATATTATCTGGCGACGACCCAAGAGGGCACGACGTGCTCGTCTCACATACATGCGCAAACCCAAGCACGACATGGGCAGTGTGGACCAGATGGTATTTGCCTGGAAAAAGGAGAGATACACTCTACGGTCACGCGCCAGTCAGACTGGAAGGCCGGCTGGGAAGCAACATGCCAAGATTCTCGGACAAAAGAAGCCATAA
- a CDS encoding hypothetical protein (BUSCO:55904at5125), translated as MCKHILNAQVAVRSPCCRKWFDCVECHGEQESHPLKESYEMIFACKKCRKCFRKDVTEFEEADEFCPHCDNHFVIDAKTPQAALSVESEDVRMDNKMLRDDRQKTKTKGIRSIFDPSDDADKLG; from the exons ATGTG TAAACACATTCTCAATGCCCAAGTTGCTGTTCGATCGCCATGTT GCAGAAAATGGTTTGACTGCGTCGAGTGCCATGGTGAACAGGAGAGCCACCCTTTGAAAGAAAGCTACGAGATGATCTTTGCCTGCAAGAAGTGCAGAAAATGCTTCCGAAAGGACGTTACAGAGTTCGAGGAGGCCGACGAGTTCTGCCCTCACTGTGACAATCACTTTGTTATCGATGCGAAAACACCCCAGGCGGCTTTGTCAGTTGAGAGCGAAGACGTGCGAATGGACAACAAAATGCTCAGGGACGACagacaaaagaccaagaccaagggcaTCAGGTCCATCTTTGACCCGTCAGATGATGCCGACAAGCTAGGATAA
- the PRE6 gene encoding Proteasome subunit alpha type-4 (MEROPS:MER0004372~BUSCO:43461at5125): MASGYDRALSVFSPDGHVFQVEYAGEAVKRGTCAVGVKGSDVVVLGCEKRSAMKLQDTRITPSKIQLLDHHVALAFAGLNADARILVDKARLEAQSHRLSVEDPVTIDYITKYVAGVQQRYTQAGGVRPFGISTLIVGFDHGSNVPRLYQTEPSGIYSAWKANAIGRSSKTVREFLERNYKEDMDREATIRLAIKSLLEVVQTGAKNIEISLMAPDALIETLPTSEIEGYVKEIEQEKQEEAAKKKTGRTPGTGSAAILTRSQDDSAAE; this comes from the exons ATGGCTTCCGGATACGACAGAGCTCTGTCGG TTTTCAG TCCCGACGGTCACGTTTTCCAAGTCGAATATGCTGGTGAAGCTGTCAAGCGAG GAACATGTGCTGTCGGTGTCAAAGGTTCCGATGTTGTCGTGCTAGGATGTGAGAAGCGCTCGGCTATGAAGTTGCAAGATACTCGCATTACGCCTTCCAAGATTCAACTTCTCGATCACCACGTCGCTCTCGCCTTCGCTGGCCTAAACGCCGACGCTCGTATCCTCGTCGATAAGGCGCGGTTAGAGGCACAGTCCCACCGTCTCTCAGTCGAAGACCCCGTCACCATCGATTACATCACCAAATATGTCGCTGGCGTTCAGCAACGATACACGCAGGCTGGTGGAGTCCGACCATTCGGCATTAGCACTCTGATTGTAGGCTTCGATCATGGCAGCAACGTCCCTCGACTTTACCAGACCGAGCCTTCAGGCATCTACTCTGCATG GAAGGCAAATGCTATCGGACGCTCCAGCAAGACAGTCCGCGAGTTTCTCGAGCGAAATTACAAGGAGGATATGGACCGAGAGGCAACCATTCGACTGGCCATCAAGTCGCTGCTTGAGGTCGTTCAAACTGGAGCCAAGAACATCGAGATTTCCCTGATGGCGCCCGATGCTCTTATCGAGACATTGCCCACATCGGAGATCGAGGGTTACGTTAAGGAGATTGAGCAGGAGAAGCAGGAGGAggctgccaagaagaagactggCCGGACCCCTGGAACTGGCAGTGCTGCCATCCTGACTAGATCTCAAGATGACTCTGCTGCGGAATAA